CAGAGGTAAGGCAAATCAAGACACCACTGGGGGATCACTTTGGTGATTAGTGTGCACGTTCCATGAAACCTGAGTTTAAAGAATTACTGTGTTATATCAAAGATATACtggcaaaaacaacagaaattctCAGAAGAATCTTTTACAGTGCCACACTCTCATTCataccactgtcttgaacacacAAAACGGAGATAACTACAGTGACGCACTGAAAGTTACTATAAAATTATGGATGATGAAGTCCATGTCATCTCTCATGATACTGCTCATtagaaaaacactgcatttcagGTAGTTTATGCAGCTCTCAGCTCAACTGACTGCCTGACAAGGCAAATCTAACACTGACACATCATTATTACATCCAAATACAGCAGAGTGAAATGTGCATTACATTGTTTGTGAACCTGAAAGTTCTTTTACATTGACTGTACGTGCAGGGTAGAACAGATTAATTATTAGACTGCTGCAAAAACACCAATGGAGTGATTTATTGTTCACTGTGGAATAACttagtttgtgcatgtgtgcattattgccaaaaaaacaacaacaacaacaacaacaaaaacacacccaagctatttttttttacctatacAATACAATCAGAACCAAGCTTATTGTTCTCTTTAATAATACAACCTGATGAAGCTCATCAGCATATTAACTGGTGCTGTCCATAGTTGCGAGCAAATGTGAGAGCTTTGCCCTCTGGGACGGAGTGATGTTCTGACTCATGTGGATGATGCAGTCCATGGCTACATCGGGGTTGGCCTGCACCAAGCTAGAATACAACAGGAAAGACAAAGACTGCAATAAATTAGggataaatgtaatattataacTGTGAAAGCAGAGACATAGACATTTATTTAAGCTGGTCTGCTGTACATTCTATCACTCCttcacattaataaaatgtgacacCCTGCTAGGCAGTGGAAGTCCTCAGGCCATTTTAGCTGAACATAACCAGACTGAACTGATGTGTTTGACTACTACAGAGGTTGCAACTTTGTACTCAGTTACTTAAACATCATGTACAATTTAGCTCTATGGTGTTTTCGTCCACAGCAAAAATCCTTGTAACCTTTTCAGAACTAATAagattataaaaatgaaaagcgCACAGATTCATACCTACGTATGAGTTTCAAAGTGTTCTCTCTTTTCAAGTACTTAATGTTTTCTCGAATAGCTGATCGAGTGCCATCCTCCTTGGACAAATGTTTCTCAAGCCACTCAACTACTGCTTGGTTATTATCCCAGAGGTAAGCCTGTAAAAGTCGATGCATACACCTTTAAATCTCAAATAGTTTTTAACAATAAAGTGCTATAAAAGAATGCTCTCCATTCCTGGTTGGCATGTACCTTGACTGTTCCCTCAGTTTCAACAAACCAGCGTCGCAGCATGGACTGCATATGTCCATCGCTGAGGTCCTTGTTGGCCTGCAGAATCTCACACTTTACCACCTGCTCCAACAGGAGGCGACGCAGACGCCAGTAGAAGAAGCTCCGCACATTCTTCCAATCCAAAATATCCTATTAGAATATCAACAGGAAAAGTATAACAAGTTAAACACGAATCCATACTTTAAATACAGCAGTTTTTTGCatcaaaagaaaataactaCTTTATTGCTTAAAATGACAGGGTAATGATGAAATGCACACTCACAGTGATGACACCCTTCTCCTGCATCCTGCCTGGGGTGTCATGGAGATCAACAAACTCCACTGCCACCTGGTGGTAGATGGGCAATAGGAattcctctctttctttaaGCTTTGACTCCAGTTCTTTGCACTTTTTGTCAGATAACTCTGGAGAAGCTGACAAAAAAAGAGCCCAGAGTCATTCACTTTTCAAGGTCCcaccaaatattaaaaacaaaaacgtttACCAAGATTTACCAAGTTGTTCAACCAAACTAGCATAGACTGAATCTAGTCTTCTCATGGTCTTCAGCAAATCCTTTCTCCTATATTTTATCTCCACTGTGCCTTCAGCCTCCAGCACACCACCTCTGTACAGAGGAAgcaacaacacagagagaaaaatttatttaatcacACATCTTGACTTTTTAGCTTTGAAATTCAGAACCATTAAAAACTGCAGTGATCTATGTACCTGCTCTCCCTGTCAGCATAGAGCTCCATACACAGCGGATTAATGGTGGGGTCAATAACCACCCAGGATCCTcctctcagttcagcatgaggTGGGATGTACACCAGCACTGGCTGGCGGAAACTACGCAGGGCATCTACAATGTAGGCCCCAAACTTTAGAATCTGGTCATACATGTCTGAGAGAAATGGgcagaaaatgtgttattttagcATAACAGCAATTTTCTGTAGGTTATGAAGTCACAATCTTTAGTATTTTATACCCTTCATTCCCCCAGAGAAACCCCTCCAGTTGGCAAAGATAATGAGTGGCAGATGTTCACGGTTGAAATCACAAATAGCCTGCGCAGTTTTAAAGGCCGAATCTGGAAACCACACTTGGCCAGCCTGCTGCAGAACCTGACATAAacgcacaaaaacaaagagaggtGAAATGAACTTCTAATTACAATCCCACTCTATTTTATGACAAACATGTCTAGAGATTAACCCACTTTAGATTCTGAATCCAGGTTGGCTGGATCTGCCGGGACAGTGAACTCCACCGTGCGTGTTTCCACAGCAATGACACCAAGGGGGATTCCTCCCAACCTGTGTTCATTTAACAGTATAGTTGGTTAGCGTGACATACCTGtaagttttttagttttttttttttttttttaagtgtgcaCACAGAGCTAAAATACTGCAAATTTACCGCGCTCTTCCCACTATCACTGTCTGAGCCCATGAATCCATGATCTCCATGAAAGAGCCGTGATCGAAGAATCCACTCTGCCAGGCACCTCTCACTACTaatgaaacaaaggaaaaactttAATAACAAGGAAATATATTTGGTTTACAACTCAGTAATGTTTCAGGGTTTTGATCTTGAAACGCACTGGGGTGAGGTCTCCCAGCCAACATCCAACGAGGGTCATATGGTGCTTTTGTAGGAATGAATTCTATCTCTCTGTCTACTGGATCTGTAGTTTCTATAACTGGCACAGGGGATTGATTGTTCTGGAGGGAGACAAGAAGCCTTTAATTAGTGATCTCATTgcattactgtatatatacatgaacaacacattcacacattaatCTGAACCTTTGGCATGTAAGAGAGCCACTGGAGGATGGTGAAGACACCCTCAAAGTCGTCTGGCACAGTGGTGTGTGTGACTCCATTATTGTGCATGATCTGGATTCCTCCCAGCTGGTTGTTGGAAGTGTAGACCTCTCTACCCAGAACCTGTCAAGAAATAGGGACTTAAATTACCATAATGCTTATTTTTTGAATCATGCCCATGTTTAATTTtggtaaaaagtaaaagatataaaaattggttagttacacaaaaaaaagcacaatatgaTGTTACTATTTGTTTGGACACTCCTATTTAAGTAGCCCCTAGCTTTGTCTCCTTCAAACTGCTTCTCCAACAATTGACCCTCCTCTAGAGCCCCTACACTGCATGAAGGATCCACACTAATTATGCTTTTGtttaacacacattaaaaattaatgcAAATCATCTGCGTATTTCAACAGGCTTTGTTTAGATCAAAGACATTAACACACTGAATCAAAAGCACATGTGTATCTGTATGTTGcttatttgttcattaaaagGCAAAATTATCGGTGAATTAAACCAACAAACCTTGTTTAGAGCCCCAGCTCCAGTCAGGATAATGTGAGAGTTCTCCACTTGGATTACTCGCTGTCCCAAACGAACCAGGTAAGCTCCAATTCCAATAGCACGACACGTCACCTACAAGAGCATAaagtggcataaaaaaaaaaaaatctgcctggCTCTGACTGAATGTCAGATTCTCACCATACTGATGGTAATAATCTCTTGATAGGCCTGAGAAGATTCTCCAGCTATGGTTCCAGAACCTCGCAGATTCTCAACTCCAAGACCTTCATCTTTCCCAATGATGTCAGTAATTATATACCTGTGATCAGTAGGCAGAGAGACAAGATCAACAAAGAAATGTtatacaacagaaaaaaaaaataaaggtgttTGAGTTAACATACTTTATGGGAATAAAGAACCAATTAATTTATTGTACCTGGACTCTCCACACTCCTCTACATGGTGACAGTGGACAGCATTAGTGGAGCTGATACAGGTGTAGTCCTGAGGTGTCAGGTAAAAGTACTTGAAGCCCTGCAGAGAGTCATAAAAATGTCACACTATCATTGACTGTGATCATTTCCTCTACTaccaacaaaatgcaaatataaacagaaacCTTTCTCAGGGTTACCTTGTAAAGATCAGTCGGATCAACCCAGGCCACCTGGAACATGTGTTTGATCTCTTCAGCGAGGCCAATGCGCGCTCCACTGTTGGCTGCGATGTAAATGCGGGGAATGCCTTCAGTTCGAGCTAACTCAGATGCCCGGAGGAAGAGTTCATCTTCTTGAGGTCCAAATGAGCCAATCATGTATGTGATGTCATTACAGATGACAATAATGTCTCTgccctctgggtactctggagtcttcatcttcatcctgaAGGCAACCATTCCTACCTGATATAGAATGGTTATAGTGGATATCAGCAtcatcacagtgaaaatgattAAAGTTGAACCGTAGTAGTTAAAAACTTCCTACGTCATTGTCTCCAGGGAGACGGTTCATCTGCACCAGTCGACCGTGTGGATCCAGAACAAGCTCAGTACATATCAGCACATCTTTAGGGCATTTGTCCCCTTGACCCCACAGCTTGAATAACACCTAATAGAGGAGTCAGACGATTCAGGTCCAACACTagagaaaaaaatcagtgtCATTCAGTGAGCTAACAGTACCTGTCTAAACATCTCAGGGAAGTCATAGACATATGTTGTGCCCAGAGTCTGAGCCTGGAAGCGCTTGGCCTGCAACAGGTCTTTGGTCACATACGGAGTGTTGATCAACATGCCATGCAGAGGACCCTGCTTGTCTCCATATGACTGGAACGTGATCTGCAAAGGCAAAGATGATAAGGTAAATTTAGTAATTCATATGACAATAAGTCATAACAAAGCATGCCTGACCATATGTCAGCCAACAAACACATTGAAAAAATCTCCTGTAACAAAACACAGCTTTTGGATAAAGAAGGCTACTACAGTTTAAAGTTCTCACCTGTCCGCAACTTGGATCGGTCACCTCCTTGTACAGGCTGATGTCCAAATAATAGCCAGACTCATTAGTTAGAAATAGACGGATAGGAATGGCATTTCCTGTTGGTGTCAGGCGGATGTTGATTTTTAGCTCAGCCTGGAGAACTCGAAGCTTCCAAAGACGGCTGCCATAGCGCATCACCATGGAACGAACAGACTCCTCTATCTGATGGCCCAAAGAGGTGTCCAAGGTTTAGGAAAAGAGTGTTCAATcttatatagttttaaaaaatgtacattaattcaggaaaatgaataaaatatgttggtTTGTATATTCAATTGACCTTAATCCATTTAATGTCAATGgactttaaatattaacaataaacaaGATTAGCGTCACATTAAAccagagtaaaaataaaatatcaaccCAAAAAAGTCAAACCAATATCAAGGCAAAAAGAAGGCATTAAAAAATTGCCATCTATTCTGAAAGCAATGAAAAATGGCAACACTAATAATCTTAATTATAGTAGCATATACAGGAAAGTGATGGACACTGACTTTAGAGGGGTCCATAATGACTGTGGGGACAAAGTTGAGAAAGATGTGGTTGCAGTCTGTTCGGACACTGGTGTTGCTGAAGGCCACCTCCAGCTCATCCATGGCCTCCAGCAGAAGACGTTCCCCCTCATTTTGAAGGTATTCAAAAGAGGCTTCCTGGTTGTGTATACAGAGGTCTTTAAATTTCATGCAACTGCAAACATCAGCTAGAAGCAATAGCACCCAAGATTCTTTCATAGACTTTGCTAAAAGCCTTTCAACTTAGGAAAAGAGTCTATTAAACTTCCCAGTTTACCCTCATACCTTTGTGATTAGATCTGAATGCCGTATAATGGCTCGGATGAAGAAGCGGTAGTCGGTAACTTCAGCACCCTCCTGAACACGAGCAGCACCAAGGTAGAGGTGCATCTTGTGGTTGGCACAGGGAACGGCAGTCAGGTCAAAGTTCCTCATGCGATTCAGTTCCAGCTGAAAGGCTAAGGCTGGCTCCAGATTCCGGTAAATCCGATCCTCCTGGAACTGAGGAGAGGTGAAGAGAAAGGAGGTCATCATCTCCTCCAATGTGTCAGCAGCCATGTTGGTTCATTAATTGCATTCATTTGACCACTTACCCCATCTCTAGCTCGAAATGTAAAGAACTTGGGAAATTCTCTCTGTTGAAACGAAATGAAATGTCTAATAATAGTCAAAGAAAAAGCAGGTGTATTTTAAGAGTAAAAGCATGTAAACATAATTGCCCAATAGTTACAATAAAATTGactgaacaaaattaataaatgtatggTTAGGTGGTAACAAGTAATCatatttttagaacattttgaaGTGTTACTTGTAATTTATTAAACAACTCACTGTACATATAATGTGTAATTGAAACGTTTGCTTTCTTAAACTGTTTTTGCAGAATTACCTTCTGTGCAACCAAAAATGTGATTCTTCTGATTCCATACTCAAAGAGGACTGCTTTCTgtaaacaacaaatacacaatttCCATATCAAcaactcaaaaacaaacaattctttATATTTACAACACACAGTGATGTGATAATGTAAATCTGGAAGCTGACCTTTGACTGGGCAAAGGCAGTGAAGGCTGTGACCAAGTCATTGTCATCctctgtgtctgctgttttTATGGACACATTAATGATGTGGATTGGGTTCTCCCTCGTATTCTGTAGGAGTTAGAATAGGAATTGGTGGTTGCTGAGACATAGATGAAATTAGCTGTTGTGTAACAAAATAGTGACCTACACACCCACAGTCCTCACCTTGAAGTTCTCCTCCTCATAGAGACTGGAGCAGGACTCTAAAAATGGAGAACTCTCCAAAAATGGTTCTGCAAAGCTAGAGAGGACTTCATCAAAATCCCTGAAAAGCAAATAAGTAACTTATTTTAGTAACTTATTTTATCTTGATCTACAAGTTtccaaagaattaaaaaaaaaaaagaccttttaaAGTCCTCAAAACACTGGAAGGCCACCATAGCACCCATGCGTTGGCAAGGTGGAGACAGTGCTCCCTCCAGGAAAAGCTCACTGCCCTGTCGCCTCATTTTAAACTGGCCAGATCCATTCACTGGCACAGGAACCCTGAAAACAAgtagacacacagacaatgaCAGCAAGATAAGACTGTTGAGTCGTCTTAATCACAAGCTTGCTTTAGCAAAAAGCGCTTAACAgacaagaaatataaaaatattcatacaCAGAGGAAATACACTCTTGGGTGTTCTTATCTATCcatttataaatacataaatttgATAGGTACATTCCATGTACTTCAGTGAAAGGAATTATTAACTGTTGTTTTCAAGACCAATTTTTACTTTATCGGATTGGCAGAAATCCAGAATCACAGTTTGTAGAATCACAATCTGCAGGCCACCCCATTTGGGAGCACTTAAAATAGgaacatgaaataaataatatatgtatCTCTCAAAAAGTTTAGTATTGCTTTGCAAGTTGAAATAAGCAACAAAAACCCATAGAGGAGCTCAGCTTAAAAGTAAATTAGGAAAAGTTGTTGGTAGAGTCTTTTAgcaaatgtctcagtttcacagggaaaaaggaaaaagcatgACAGAGCACCCAGCATGCATTGCTGTGAGACATACACAATCTGGTGGTCTTGCTGGTTGAGAGGAGCTTTACTCTACCTGTTGAGAGTAGGGTTGCTCCCTCTGAAATAAGATGATTGACAGAAGATTAGCAGTGGATGATCAATTTGTGTGTCTGCCTCTATGCACAATGATTAGATGAAAGCCTTTATAAGACACTAAGAACATTCATGTTAATGTTTACAGgggaaaatgatttaaaatcagCCTTAAGCAGTTACAGAAGCAGTTTACAGATGAATCTGCAAATGTATCACAATAGACAGGGTGATTATAATTTATACTGAAAAGACGCTTCCTGGTTTTGTATACATCTTAATGCAAACATCAGCTAGAAACAATAGAATaagattttttatttgactttgtaataaaaaatgaaggctgaaagaaaattgttttattgtctgcTTGTTTTAATGTAAGCGACAAAGTgtactttttttattctaaatgttTACTTGGTTTAACCAGATATGCTAATATGTtaataattaacataataaaaaatttcAAGACAGCTGAAATAATGCAATGTGGTTGTCGCAgtaattcaatatttaaaaacaaacaagaaaacattaGATTATAATGTGCAATTTGTCTATGGCTCAAGAGTCTTTACAGTGAAGGCAGCTAACATTTTTACCTGTTAGGATGAGATGATGGCAACATGAACTGAAAATCTACTGCACATGTTCCATCCTCCAGCTGGTGATGCTGGATGCTATTTAGCTCATAGGCGATGTAAGCTCTGCGCACATATACCTAAAAGACAGGGCAGGGCTATTAATTATCACGAATCACGAATAACTAAATGCATAGATTGGAAACCTCTTAGTTTTAACCTAGTACATACCTCCAAAGCAGCCATGCACACAACCTGATTAGAGTGATAGAAGAAATTGGGCAGAACATCAAAAATGGAGGTTTCAGAGAGAATGAGTTTCTGTGGAAAATAAGAACACGTCATATTCAGTTTTACATGATACAACCTGATGATCACGATAAAATTGCTCCAAAAAAGACTAACCTTCAGGTTCTCTGGGCAAAA
This window of the Channa argus isolate prfri chromosome 11, Channa argus male v1.0, whole genome shotgun sequence genome carries:
- the acacb gene encoding acetyl-CoA carboxylase 2 isoform X3 produces the protein MSGPHLVKKGREHRKMDLQRDFTVASPAEFLTRFGGNRVIEKVLIANNGIAAVKCMRSIRRWSYEVFRNERTIRFVVMVTPEDLKANAEYIKMADHYVPVPGGPNNNNYANVELIVDIAKRIPVQGVWAGWGHAAENPKLPELLNKAGISFLGPSSKAMWALGDKVASSIVAQSADIPTLPWSGSGLRVDWAEEDQRLGNIISVPPEVYAQGCVCDVDHGLAEAERIGYPVVIKASAGGGGKGIRKVENSEDFSSLFRQVQTEVPGSPIFIMQLAQHARHLEVQILADEYGNAISLFGRDCSIQRRHQKIIEEAPATIASPSTLEQMERYAVRLAKMVGYVSAGTVEYLFSEDGSFHFLELNPRLQVEHPCTEMIADVNLPAAQLQIAMGIPLHRIKDIRLLYGESPWGDTCINFESPHCMSSPRGHVIAARITSENPDEGFKPSSGTVQELNFRSSKNVWGYFSVGAAGGLHEFADSQFGHCFSWGENREEAISNMVVAMKELSIRGDFRTTVEYLIKLLETESFRNNDIDTGWLDHLIAEKVQAERPDTMLGIVCGALHVADASFRKSMSDYLHSLERGQVLPAASLLNSVNVDLIYEGVKYCLKVARQSPTTYVIMMNGSNIEIDVHRLSDGGLLLSYDGSSHTTYMKEEVDSYRITVGNKTCVFEKEKDPTVLRSPSAGKLLQYMVEDGSHLFAGEPYAEIEVMKMVMTLTVQQSGCIHFVKRPGAVLEPGCVVAHLELDDPSSIHWVELNVAILPPQQPLPMVGEKLHQVFHSVLENLFKVMDGYCLEDPYFSSKLKQWVATLMKTLRDPSLPLLELQEIMTSVAGRIPPSVERDIRKVMAQYASNITSVLCQFPSQRIANILDSHAATLQRKADREVFFMNTQSIVQLVQRYRSGIRGYMKSVVLDLLKRYLQVEMQFQQAHYDKCVINLREKHKPDMSPVLEYIFSHAQVSKKNVLVTMLIDQLCGRDSTLADELLAILNELTQLSKMENSKVALRARQVLIASHLPSYELRHNQVESIFLSAIDMYGHQFCPENLKKLILSETSIFDVLPNFFYHSNQVVCMAALEVYVRRAYIAYELNSIQHHQLEDGTCAVDFQFMLPSSHPNRGSNPTLNRVPVPVNGSGQFKMRRQGSELFLEGALSPPCQRMGAMVAFQCFEDFKRDFDEVLSSFAEPFLESSPFLESCSSLYEEENFKNTRENPIHIINVSIKTADTEDDNDLVTAFTAFAQSKKAVLFEYGIRRITFLVAQKREFPKFFTFRARDGFQEDRIYRNLEPALAFQLELNRMRNFDLTAVPCANHKMHLYLGAARVQEGAEVTDYRFFIRAIIRHSDLITKEASFEYLQNEGERLLLEAMDELEVAFSNTSVRTDCNHIFLNFVPTVIMDPSKIEESVRSMVMRYGSRLWKLRVLQAELKINIRLTPTGNAIPIRLFLTNESGYYLDISLYKEVTDPSCGQITFQSYGDKQGPLHGMLINTPYVTKDLLQAKRFQAQTLGTTYVYDFPEMFRQVLFKLWGQGDKCPKDVLICTELVLDPHGRLVQMNRLPGDNDVGMVAFRMKMKTPEYPEGRDIIVICNDITYMIGSFGPQEDELFLRASELARTEGIPRIYIAANSGARIGLAEEIKHMFQVAWVDPTDLYKGFKYFYLTPQDYTCISSTNAVHCHHVEECGESRYIITDIIGKDEGLGVENLRGSGTIAGESSQAYQEIITISMVTCRAIGIGAYLVRLGQRVIQVENSHIILTGAGALNKVLGREVYTSNNQLGGIQIMHNNGVTHTTVPDDFEGVFTILQWLSYMPKNNQSPVPVIETTDPVDREIEFIPTKAPYDPRWMLAGRPHPIVRGAWQSGFFDHGSFMEIMDSWAQTVIVGRARLGGIPLGVIAVETRTVEFTVPADPANLDSESKVLQQAGQVWFPDSAFKTAQAICDFNREHLPLIIFANWRGFSGGMKDMYDQILKFGAYIVDALRSFRQPVLVYIPPHAELRGGSWVVIDPTINPLCMELYADRESRGGVLEAEGTVEIKYRRKDLLKTMRRLDSVYASLVEQLASPELSDKKCKELESKLKEREEFLLPIYHQVAVEFVDLHDTPGRMQEKGVITDILDWKNVRSFFYWRLRRLLLEQVVKCEILQANKDLSDGHMQSMLRRWFVETEGTVKAYLWDNNQAVVEWLEKHLSKEDGTRSAIRENIKYLKRENTLKLIRSLVQANPDVAMDCIIHMSQNITPSQRAKLSHLLATMDSTS